In Microtus ochrogaster isolate Prairie Vole_2 linkage group LG9, MicOch1.0, whole genome shotgun sequence, the following are encoded in one genomic region:
- the LOC101998807 gene encoding sodium-dependent glucose transporter 1C, with protein sequence MIGGILFGCINHFLLLGVSLSATTVGLYLTPFCRTAVLLVVMMSVFGISMGILDTGGNVLILDLWGDKGAPHMQALHFSFALGAFLAPLLAKLAWGTTASTQNHTVSAFDPLMLNRSSEATSDSLFAVPDDMNLLWAYASIGTYVLVVSVFLFGLFCKKRSKQEKATISAQEARRAKYHRALLCLLFIFFFFYVGAEVTYGSYVFSFATTHVGMKETEAAGLNSVFWGAFAACRGLAIFFATFLQPGTMIVLCNIGSLASSLFLVLFDKSPLCLWIATAVYGASMAATFPSGISWLEQYTTLTGKSAAFFVVGAALGEMAIPAVIGILQGHYPDLPVVLYTGLGSAIFTGILFPVMYKLATLPLERQRKGRKSEDQRALLSSSELNDCDEENEEEDAEKWNEMDFEVVETSDPMREPLRDPSRGVLMEPTPEASGQYLSDGYFSVNSSSSLVRHQDKRD encoded by the exons ATGATCGGAGGAATTCTTTTTGGGTGCATTAATCACTTTTTACTTTTGG GGGTGTCCCTTTCTGCTACCACAGTTGGTCTTTACCTTACTCCGTTCTGCAGGACAGCAGTCTTACTGGTTGTCATGATGTCTGTCTTCGGGATTTCAATGGGCATTCTGGATACAG GTGGGAACGTCCTCATCTTGGATCTTTGGGGGGACAAAGGAGCCCCACACATGCAGGCCTTGCACTTCAGCTTCGCCTTGGGTGCCTTCCTGGCTCCCCTGCTGGCTAAGTTGGCCTGGGGTACAACAGCGTCCACTCAGAACCACACAGTGTCTGCCTTTGACCCTCTAATGCTGAACCGATCCTCTGAAGCCACCTCAGACTCTCTGTTTGCTGTACCTGATGACATGAATCTGCTGTGGGCGTACGCTTCCATCGGTACCTATGTCCTAGtagtttctgtctttctgtttggtCTGTTTTGTAAGAAACGCTCAAAGCAGGAAAAAGCCACAATATCTGCCCAGGAAGCTCGAAGAGCGAAGTATCACAGggccctgctctgcctcctcttcatcttctttttcttttatgttggaGCCGAGGTGACCTACGGCTCTTACGTATTCTCCTTTGCCACCACCCATGTTGgcatgaaagaaactgaagcagccgGCTTGAACTCTGTCTTCTGGGGGGCCTTCGCAGCCTGCAGGGGCCTGGCCATCTTCTTTGCCACATTCTTACAGCCTGGAACCATGATTGTGTTGTGCAACATTGGCAGCCTTGCTTCATCTTTGTTTCTGGTGCTTTTTGACAAGagccctctctgcctctggatCGCGACTGCTGTGTATGGAGCCTCAATGGCAGCCACATTTCCCAGTGGCATTTCCTGGCTCGAGCAGTACACCACCTTAACTGGGAAGTCTGCAGCATTCTTTGTAGTTGGTGCTGCTCTGGGGGAAATGGCGATTCCTGCAGTCATCGGAATTCTTCAGGGACACTACCCAGACCTGCCAGTGGTTCTGTACACGGGTCTGGGGTCAGCCATCTTCACTGGAATTCTTTTTCCCGTGATGTATAAATTAGCCACCTTACCCCTGGAACGCCAGCgcaaaggaaggaagagtgaAGACCAGAGAGCTTTGCTTTCCAGCTCTGAGCTCAATGACTGTGACGAAGAGAATGAAGAGGAAGATGcagaaaaatggaatgaaatgGATTTTGAAGTGGTTGAAACGAGTGACCCAATGCGGGAGCCTCTAAGGGACCCATCTAGAGGGGTCCTGATGGAGCCCACCCCTGAGGCTTCTGGTCAGTACCTCTCAGATGGGTACTTTTCAGTCAACAGTAGCAGTTCTCTTGTGCGTCACCAGGACAAGAGGGACTGa